From a region of the Methylomonas rapida genome:
- a CDS encoding HAD-IIB family hydrolase, which produces MVERILICTDLDRTLLPNGSQPESPGARDVFSRLVSRPEVALAYVSGRHRELVEEAIREYCLPVPDWVIGDVGTTIYQAGQCEWRHWTEWEDDIAADWRGRTARDLRSLFNDLPALRLQEEVKQNRFKLSYYLSTQWDIEALQQEMMHRLAAQNLATSLIYSVDEAAETGLLDVLPARATKLHAVEFLMQQQGFEVQGTVFAGDSGNDLPVIVSRIQSVLVANADPAVVEQAQALVGQQGHSDAYYLARGGFLGMNGNYSAGILEGVAHFLPETLAWMKETHD; this is translated from the coding sequence ATGGTAGAGCGTATTCTGATTTGCACCGACTTGGACCGTACTCTGCTACCCAATGGCAGCCAGCCGGAGTCGCCAGGTGCTCGTGATGTGTTTTCGCGCCTGGTGTCGCGTCCCGAGGTGGCTCTGGCTTATGTCAGCGGTCGGCATCGTGAATTGGTGGAAGAGGCCATTCGGGAGTATTGCTTGCCCGTGCCGGACTGGGTAATCGGCGATGTCGGTACCACGATCTACCAAGCAGGACAGTGCGAGTGGCGACACTGGACAGAATGGGAAGACGACATTGCCGCTGATTGGCGCGGCAGGACGGCCAGGGATTTACGGTCTTTATTCAACGATTTGCCTGCTTTGCGCTTACAGGAAGAAGTCAAGCAAAATCGTTTCAAGCTCAGCTATTATCTATCGACGCAGTGGGATATCGAAGCCTTGCAACAGGAAATGATGCATAGGCTTGCTGCGCAAAACCTGGCGACCAGCCTGATTTATAGCGTCGACGAAGCCGCGGAAACCGGATTGCTGGACGTTTTGCCGGCTCGTGCCACCAAGTTACATGCCGTGGAATTTTTGATGCAGCAGCAAGGTTTCGAGGTTCAGGGCACCGTATTTGCCGGCGACAGCGGTAACGATCTGCCCGTGATCGTCAGCCGAATTCAGTCGGTGTTGGTCGCCAATGCCGACCCTGCCGTGGTCGAACAGGCGCAAGCCCTGGTTGGCCAACAGGGCCATTCCGATGCCTATTATCTGGCGCGCGGCGGTTTTTTGGGGATGAACGGCAATTACAGCGCCGGCATACTCGAAGGCGTTGCTCATTTTCTTCCGGAAACGCT
- a CDS encoding HAD family hydrolase → MTSNITPEPLYIVMISIHGLIRGHDLELGRDADTGGQTKYVVELAKALAKQPNVERVDLVTRRIIDSDISHDYAEPVEPLAENAQIIRVDAGPEGYIRKEELWDHLDSFADNLLSWLHRQSRWPDVLHSHYADAGYVGVRLSHWTGLPLIHTGHSLGRDKCRRLLALGLTMDEIEQRYHISRRIDAEEDTLSNADLVITSTRNEIEDQYELYDCYSPEKMAILPPGTDLEQFHPPAAMSDENAFAKSLRQFLNDPNKPMILALSRPDERKNIVSLLEAYGQSPALQSKANLVIVAGNRDDIREMNEGAQGVLTELLLVMDCYDLYGRVALPKHHSADDVAEIYRLAAASKGVFINPALTEPFGLTLLEAAASGLPLVATENGGPTDIIGNCQNGILVDPLDKTAIAEALLGILENPQRWQMLSANGLENVARYYSWQAHAQAYLQRVQPLLQHLERLPKTPPVPVTKTSRLRTQAIFTALDNTLLGDDEGLAQFVKLIRDKRKKCLFGIATGRRLDSVLAILKQHRIPAPDILITSLGTEIYFTPQLIADIAWSYHIDHLWTPQVLRRILSNLPGLTPQPKSEQSRFKISYYYDSQLAPPMEEILALLRQHELSVNPTLSFGQFLDIVPARASKGQALRYVARQWDIPLERILATGGSGGDSDMVSGNTRGVVVANRHREELSLLAEMDQVYFAESSHAWGILEAIEHYDFFSR, encoded by the coding sequence ATGACCAGCAATATTACACCCGAGCCGTTGTATATTGTCATGATCAGCATCCACGGCCTGATTCGGGGGCATGATCTGGAGTTGGGTCGTGACGCCGACACCGGAGGGCAGACCAAATATGTGGTGGAGCTGGCCAAAGCGCTGGCAAAGCAGCCAAATGTCGAGCGCGTGGATTTAGTCACGCGACGCATCATCGATAGCGACATTAGTCACGATTACGCCGAACCCGTCGAGCCGCTGGCTGAAAATGCTCAAATCATTCGTGTCGATGCCGGTCCCGAAGGCTATATCCGCAAAGAAGAACTGTGGGACCATCTGGACAGCTTTGCCGATAATCTGTTGAGCTGGCTGCATCGGCAGTCGCGTTGGCCCGATGTGCTGCACAGCCATTATGCCGATGCCGGCTATGTTGGGGTGCGACTTTCGCATTGGACAGGGTTGCCGTTGATTCATACCGGGCATTCGCTGGGACGCGATAAATGCCGCCGGTTACTGGCGCTGGGATTGACGATGGACGAGATCGAGCAGCGTTATCACATTTCGCGGCGTATCGATGCCGAGGAGGACACGCTGAGCAACGCCGATTTGGTCATAACCAGCACCCGCAACGAAATCGAAGACCAATACGAACTCTACGATTGCTATTCGCCGGAAAAAATGGCAATCCTGCCGCCCGGCACAGACCTGGAACAATTCCACCCGCCGGCCGCAATGAGCGATGAAAATGCGTTTGCAAAATCATTGAGACAGTTTCTGAACGATCCGAATAAGCCGATGATTTTAGCGTTGTCGCGGCCCGACGAACGCAAAAACATCGTCAGTCTGCTGGAAGCTTACGGCCAGTCGCCAGCGTTGCAGTCTAAAGCCAATTTGGTCATCGTGGCTGGCAATCGTGACGACATTCGGGAGATGAACGAAGGGGCGCAAGGGGTTTTGACCGAATTGCTGCTGGTGATGGATTGTTACGACCTTTACGGTCGGGTCGCGCTACCCAAGCATCACTCGGCGGACGATGTCGCAGAAATTTATCGGTTGGCGGCCGCATCCAAAGGGGTTTTCATCAATCCAGCCTTGACCGAACCCTTCGGTCTGACGCTGTTGGAGGCGGCCGCTAGCGGTTTACCCTTGGTAGCCACCGAAAATGGCGGTCCGACCGACATCATCGGCAATTGCCAGAACGGTATCTTGGTGGATCCACTGGATAAAACTGCGATTGCCGAGGCCTTGCTGGGCATCCTGGAAAATCCACAGCGCTGGCAGATGCTATCCGCCAATGGCCTGGAGAATGTTGCCCGTTATTACTCCTGGCAGGCTCATGCTCAAGCCTATTTACAAAGAGTGCAGCCACTGTTGCAACATCTCGAACGTTTGCCCAAAACGCCGCCAGTACCCGTGACGAAAACCAGCCGGTTGCGGACGCAGGCCATTTTCACCGCGCTGGATAATACGCTGCTGGGGGATGACGAAGGGCTGGCGCAATTTGTCAAATTGATCCGCGACAAGCGAAAAAAATGCCTGTTCGGCATCGCGACCGGACGACGGCTCGATTCGGTTTTAGCCATTTTGAAGCAGCACCGTATTCCAGCGCCGGACATCCTGATCACCAGTCTCGGCACCGAAATCTATTTCACGCCGCAACTGATTGCCGATATTGCCTGGAGCTATCATATCGATCATTTGTGGACGCCGCAGGTGTTAAGGCGCATCCTAAGCAATCTGCCAGGCCTGACACCGCAGCCCAAAAGCGAACAGAGCCGCTTCAAGATTTCTTATTATTACGATAGCCAGCTGGCGCCTCCGATGGAGGAGATTCTGGCCTTGTTGCGGCAACACGAATTGTCGGTGAATCCGACGTTGTCATTCGGACAATTCCTGGATATCGTGCCGGCACGCGCCTCGAAAGGGCAGGCATTGCGTTACGTCGCACGGCAATGGGACATTCCTCTGGAGCGCATCCTGGCAACGGGCGGTTCCGGCGGCGATTCGGATATGGTGAGTGGTAACACGCGCGGCGTCGTGGTTGCCAACCGTCATCGCGAGGAATTGTCACTATTGGCCGAGATGGATCAGGTTTATTTTGCCGAAAGTTCGCATGCCTGGGGAATATTGGAGGCCATCGAGCATTATGATTTTTTCAGTCGTTAA